One part of the candidate division Zixibacteria bacterium HGW-Zixibacteria-1 genome encodes these proteins:
- a CDS encoding amidophosphoribosyltransferase, protein MIEDHIINDNCGVFGIIGTLRAAELTFFGLYSLQHRGQESAGIVTAGNGSVNIYKGMGEVNEVFSEKKHLARLKGKIAVGHTRYSTTGASSLTNIQPLLITNRSQKLAVAHNGNLTNSFLLRQKLEKAGSIFQTTSDTELFLHLAALSKKRTWLSRICEGLTKVEGAYSLLFLTENSLIAARDPLGFRPLALGRYNGSYIIASETCAFDIIGATYIRDIDPGEVLEITLDGQMESRHPLKSRNHTFCIFEYIYFSRPDSIVFGENVDKIRRRLGRQLAREHPADADIVIAVPDSATTATIGYSEQSGIKYEIGLIRNHYVGRTFIDPEQKIRDLDVKVKFNPVRGVLSGKRVVVVDDSIVRGTTSKKLVKLIRSAGAREIHLRISSPPIISPCFFGIDMPTREELIASSKSVREIEKYLEVDSLGYLSIPGMLGMPSLPDNSFCVSCFSGKYPLRIEKNQNKLRLEKV, encoded by the coding sequence ATGATAGAAGATCATATAATTAACGACAATTGCGGCGTCTTCGGCATTATAGGAACACTACGGGCCGCCGAACTGACCTTTTTTGGTCTATATTCACTTCAGCATCGCGGCCAGGAATCGGCCGGTATCGTTACGGCCGGTAACGGCAGTGTCAATATTTACAAGGGCATGGGTGAAGTCAATGAGGTTTTTTCGGAAAAGAAACATCTGGCCAGACTCAAGGGGAAAATTGCTGTCGGCCATACCCGGTACTCCACGACCGGAGCCTCTTCCCTGACCAATATCCAGCCTCTTCTGATAACTAACCGAAGCCAGAAACTGGCCGTGGCCCACAACGGCAATCTGACCAATTCATTCTTATTAAGGCAGAAATTGGAGAAAGCCGGTTCTATTTTTCAGACTACATCCGATACGGAGTTATTCCTGCACCTTGCGGCCTTGTCGAAAAAACGCACCTGGCTCAGCCGCATCTGTGAAGGTTTGACAAAGGTCGAAGGCGCTTATTCACTTTTGTTTTTGACGGAAAATTCACTCATTGCCGCGCGTGATCCTCTTGGTTTTCGGCCTCTGGCACTGGGACGCTACAATGGAAGTTATATAATAGCATCCGAAACCTGTGCCTTCGATATAATCGGTGCCACCTATATCAGAGACATTGATCCCGGTGAAGTTCTGGAAATTACGCTGGATGGTCAAATGGAGTCCCGTCATCCACTGAAAAGCCGCAACCACACTTTCTGTATTTTTGAATATATTTATTTCTCGCGTCCCGATTCGATTGTCTTCGGAGAAAATGTAGATAAAATCCGCCGCCGTTTGGGACGGCAACTGGCCCGCGAACATCCCGCCGACGCCGATATCGTCATCGCGGTTCCCGATTCAGCCACCACCGCGACAATCGGTTATTCCGAGCAATCGGGTATAAAGTATGAAATCGGCCTGATCAGGAACCATTATGTCGGCCGGACCTTTATCGATCCGGAACAGAAAATCCGCGACCTTGATGTCAAGGTCAAGTTCAATCCGGTCCGCGGTGTTCTGAGCGGCAAGAGAGTCGTTGTGGTTGATGATTCGATTGTCCGCGGGACGACATCGAAGAAGCTTGTCAAACTAATTCGGTCGGCCGGCGCCAGGGAAATTCATCTTCGGATTTCCTCGCCGCCTATTATATCTCCCTGTTTTTTCGGTATCGACATGCCGACTCGCGAGGAGCTTATTGCCTCCTCCAAATCGGTCAGGGAAATTGAGAAATATCTCGAGGTCGATTCACTTGGGTATTTGTCGATTCCCGGTATGCTGGGAATGCCGTCACTGCCTGACAACAGTTTCTGCGTCAGTTGTTTTTCCGGGAAATATCCTCTTAGAATAGAGAAAAACCAGAACAAACTGCGGCTGGAAAAGGTCTGA